The window TTCCAAATACCACCACATGGGTAAGCGGACTTAATGCTTCTACAATCTGATTGATATACTGCCATGAGAATTCCTGATAATCCGTAGGAGAAAGCATTCCTCCCCAGGAATCGAAAACCTGTACTGCGGAAACTCCTTTTTCTACTTTTCTCTTTAAATAAGCAATGGTAGTATCTGTGATTTTCTGTAATAATAAATGAGCTGCTTCAGGCTGTTGGAAACAGAAAGATTTTGCAATATCAAATGCCTTGCTTCCTTTTCCTTCTACACAATAGCAAAGGATGGTCCATGGAGAACCTGCAAAACCGATCAATGGAATCTCATTGTCCAGTTTCTGAAGGGTAAGTTCAATCGCATCAAAAACGTAGCCTAAAGTATCGTTCACATCCGGAGTTTCAATATTCTGAACCTGTTCCATTGTTCTGATAGGAGTATCTAACCATGGACCTACAGATTCTTTCATTTTGAAATCAATACCCATAGCCTGTGGAACTACCAGGATATCAGAAAACAGAATCGCTGCATCCAAAGGAAATCTGCGGATAGGCTGTAGTGTGATCTCAGCCGCAAGTTCAGGGGTCTGGCATCTTGTAAAGAAATCATACTGGTCTCTTAAAGCAATGAATTCCGGCAGATATCTTCCAGCCTGCCTCATCATCCAGACAGGAGGTCTTTCAACGGTTTCTCCGCGAAGTGCTTTTAAATATAGGTCGTTTTTTATCATAATCTATTTAAACTAATATTACCGTTTAGATCCCGGTAAAAGCTATTCTAAATTCTGCCTCTGATTTCTTTTCTTATCAGCTCAAAGATAGAAGTAAGCGTATTTTCTTCAGAAGTAAAAATGTATTGCTGGGTATAATTTCTCAGCTCACCCGAAGTGGTTTCGCCAATTGAAAAAAGCTTCATACCTTCCAGAGAATTTCGCTTTGCAAAACTACGAACTCCGCTCGGACTAAAAAATACTGCGGCATGATATTTTTCATTTATTACAGGATGAATTTCCTCAGTATGGTATATGGTAACTTTTTTGTACTTAATGTTTTGTAAAGGAAGCTCCTTATCCAGAACATTGATGGCAAGGTTGCCGCAGAAATGAAGAAACTGCTCGTGCTGGCATTTTCCGATAATGAACCTGGAAAGAGTGTCCGCATTTTTCAGAACTTTAAAGGTTCCGAAGCCGTGCTTTCTCAGCTCTCTTTTGGTTTTTTCGCCTACACAGTAGATTTTATTGTAATTTTTTTCGGTAAAATTTTCATTGGGCTTAAACCCGTTTTTGAAAAATGAGATAACCCCATTCACACTGGTGAAGATCAGAGAATAATTTTTCAGATCAAAAGGGCTGATCCTGATGGGCTGGGTCTTAATTACCTCCACACATTCAGCCGAAATACCCTCTCCTAATTCTTTGGATATAATGGCTTGGTCTATATTTTTGGTAAATAAGATTTTCATGTGTTAAGGCTTGAAGCTGAAAGCTGGATGGAGGAAGTTTTTTAAATCTGACTTTTAATTTCTGCCATTAATTCTTTTCCTCCGTTTTCAAGAACTACTTTTGCAAACTTTTCTCCGAAATTCTCAGTTGAAGTATAGTCAAAATTTTCATCCACAGCAATGCAGTTTTTACCGTCCAGAGAGCAAAGTGCAGCTTTGAAGCGGATCTGATCTCCCATGATCTGTGCATACGCTCCGATAGGGGCTGTACATCCTCCTTCCAAAGTGCGCAGGAAGTTTCTTTCAATTTCTACACAGATCTGGGTCTGCTTGTGGTTGATCTGGCTTACAATCTCATTGATCTCAGGTTTGCCGGTATGTCCGGCTACGGAAATTACCCCTTGAGACGGAGCACAGATCATTAATGGAAGCATTTCATAATCTATTTCCATTTTCATTCTTTTGATTCCTGCCAAAGATAAAATGGTGGCATCAAAGTCCCCTTCTTCCAGTTTTTGAAG of the Chryseobacterium aureum genome contains:
- the hemE gene encoding uroporphyrinogen decarboxylase, with translation MIKNDLYLKALRGETVERPPVWMMRQAGRYLPEFIALRDQYDFFTRCQTPELAAEITLQPIRRFPLDAAILFSDILVVPQAMGIDFKMKESVGPWLDTPIRTMEQVQNIETPDVNDTLGYVFDAIELTLQKLDNEIPLIGFAGSPWTILCYCVEGKGSKAFDIAKSFCFQQPEAAHLLLQKITDTTIAYLKRKVEKGVSAVQVFDSWGGMLSPTDYQEFSWQYINQIVEALSPLTHVVVFGKGCWFALEDMTMSKASALGVDWTIKPEFARTLTNHTMTLQGNFDPARLHSTPETIKKMVNEMINRFGKDRYIANLGHGILPNVPVENAEAFIRAVVDWKPTL
- a CDS encoding uroporphyrinogen-III synthase → MKILFTKNIDQAIISKELGEGISAECVEVIKTQPIRISPFDLKNYSLIFTSVNGVISFFKNGFKPNENFTEKNYNKIYCVGEKTKRELRKHGFGTFKVLKNADTLSRFIIGKCQHEQFLHFCGNLAINVLDKELPLQNIKYKKVTIYHTEEIHPVINEKYHAAVFFSPSGVRSFAKRNSLEGMKLFSIGETTSGELRNYTQQYIFTSEENTLTSIFELIRKEIRGRI
- the hemC gene encoding hydroxymethylbilane synthase, with the translated sequence MKSIRIGTRNSALALWQAREVARHLQNNNYLTEIVPIVSSGDKNLNQPLYSLGITGVFTRDLDIALLNDEIDIAVHSLKDVPTQLPQNIEMIAYLERDHPEDILIRKESARNKEFHELKLATSSLRRRAFWLRNYPHTDFSDIRGNIQTRLQKLEEGDFDATILSLAGIKRMKMEIDYEMLPLMICAPSQGVISVAGHTGKPEINEIVSQINHKQTQICVEIERNFLRTLEGGCTAPIGAYAQIMGDQIRFKAALCSLDGKNCIAVDENFDYTSTENFGEKFAKVVLENGGKELMAEIKSQI